The region GCTGGCCCTCGCCCAGGCCCACGAGACGCAAGACAGGCTGGTCGCCGCCCATGGCTGGACCGTGGAGCACCTGCCCCTTTCGATCATCAAGACCACGGGCGATGCCATCCAGGACCGGCCCCTGTCGGAGGCCGGCGGCAAGGGGCTCTTCACCAAGGAACTCGACATCGCGCTCCTCGACGGCTCCATCGATCTCGCGGTCCATTCCGCCAAGGACCTGCCGACGGCCCTGCCGGAGGGGATCGTCATCGCGGGCTTCCTGCCGCGCGAGGACGTGCGCGACGCCTTCATCAGCCACCGCTACAGGAGCCTGAGCGACCTGCCGCAGGGCGCCGTGGTCGGCTCCGCTTCCCTGCGGCGGCAGGCTCAAGTTCGCCGCCTGCGGCCGGACCTCCAGGTCACGCTCCTGCGCGGCAACGTGCAGACGCGGCTCGCCAAGCTCGAGCGCGGCGAGGTCGACGCGACGCTGCTCGCCATGGCGGGCTTGAGGCGCCTCGGTCTCACCGACCATGTGACCACCGTGCTCGAAACGGACGATTTCCTCCCGGCCGTGGGGCAGGGCGCCATCGCGATTGCGATTCGCGCCGAGGACGAGCGGGTGCGGGCGGCGCTCGCGCCCATCCTCGACATGGCCACCGCCCACGCGCTCGCGGCCGAGCGGGCCTTCCTCACCATCCTCGACGGCTCCTGCCGCACGCCGATCGCCGGCCATGCGCGGCTCGTCGGCGGCGAACTCGAAATCCGCGGCCTGGTGCTGCGCCCCGACGGATCCGAATGCCTGGAGGCCATCCGCCGCGGCTCGCCGGACGATGCGGCGGCGCTCGGGCGCGAAGCCGGATCGGAGCTGCGCTCCCGCATGCCCCCGGACTTCCTGACATCATGACCCGGATCCTCGTCACCCGCTCG is a window of Microvirga lotononidis DNA encoding:
- the hemC gene encoding hydroxymethylbilane synthase produces the protein MAASPTLVIGTRGSPLALAQAHETQDRLVAAHGWTVEHLPLSIIKTTGDAIQDRPLSEAGGKGLFTKELDIALLDGSIDLAVHSAKDLPTALPEGIVIAGFLPREDVRDAFISHRYRSLSDLPQGAVVGSASLRRQAQVRRLRPDLQVTLLRGNVQTRLAKLERGEVDATLLAMAGLRRLGLTDHVTTVLETDDFLPAVGQGAIAIAIRAEDERVRAALAPILDMATAHALAAERAFLTILDGSCRTPIAGHARLVGGELEIRGLVLRPDGSECLEAIRRGSPDDAAALGREAGSELRSRMPPDFLTS